One region of Yersinia bercovieri ATCC 43970 genomic DNA includes:
- the sdhD gene encoding succinate dehydrogenase membrane anchor subunit → MVSNASALGRNGVHDWLLLRASAIVITLYILYILGFVIIVPDITYEIWRGFFASHITKVFTLLTLLSILVHAWIGLWQVLTDYIKPLAIRLVLQLAVVITLLVYLLYGTIVVWGA, encoded by the coding sequence ATGGTAAGCAATGCTTCTGCGTTAGGGCGTAATGGAGTACACGACTGGCTGTTACTGCGTGCTTCTGCAATCGTCATCACTCTATATATTCTTTATATTCTGGGCTTCGTGATTATCGTCCCAGATATCACCTATGAAATCTGGCGTGGCTTCTTCGCTTCGCACATCACAAAAGTATTTACCCTGCTGACTTTACTGTCGATTCTGGTTCACGCCTGGATTGGTCTGTGGCAGGTATTAACGGACTATATAAAGCCGCTAGCGATACGACTGGTGTTACAGCTTGCTGTCGTGATTACGCTGCTGGTTTATCTCTTGTATGGAACAATTGTGGTGTGGGGTGCTTAA
- a CDS encoding gluconate 5-dehydrogenase, with the protein MTASLRSSCSLRNRHFVNNLTPPLGGVFLSPESGSYKQHQ; encoded by the coding sequence TTGACGGCGTCTTTACGATCTAGCTGTTCTCTCCGCAACCGGCACTTTGTCAATAACCTCACGCCACCCTTAGGTGGCGTTTTTTTATCCCCAGAGAGTGGGAGTTATAAGCAACATCAATGA
- the sdhA gene encoding succinate dehydrogenase flavoprotein subunit, with protein MKLPVREFDAVVVGAGGAGMRAALQISQMGLSCALISKVFPTRSHTVSAQGGITVALGNTHEDNWEWHMYDTVKGSDYIGDQDAIEYMCKTGPEAVLELEHMGLPFSRLDDGSIYQRPFGGQSLNFGGGQAARTAAAADRTGHALLHTLYQQNLKNHTTIFSEWYALDLVKNQDGAFVGCTAICIETGEVVYFKARATILATGGAGRIYQSTTNAHINTGDGVGMALRAGVPVQDMEMWQFHPTGIAGAGVLVTEGCRGEGGYLLNKHGERFMERYAPNAKDLAGRDVVARSIMIEIREGRGCEGPWGPHAKLKLDHLGKDVLESRLPGILELSRTFAHVDPIKEPIPVIPTCHYMMGGIPTKVTGQAITVNEKGEDVVIPGLFAVGEIACVSVHGANRLGGNSLLDLVVFGRAAGMHLQESLMEQGTSRDASDSDIEASLDRMNRWNNTRSGEDPVEIRKALQACMQNNFSVFREGDAMANGLEELKTIRERLQNARLDDTSSEFNTQRIECLELDNLMETAFSTAVSANFRTESRGAHSRFDFPERDDANWLCHSLYLPDTESMTRREVNMQPKLRAAFPPKVRSY; from the coding sequence ATGAAACTGCCGGTCAGAGAGTTTGATGCTGTTGTTGTCGGTGCGGGTGGTGCTGGTATGCGCGCCGCGCTGCAAATTTCACAAATGGGGCTATCTTGCGCCCTGATATCAAAAGTTTTCCCAACCCGTTCCCATACGGTGTCAGCACAGGGCGGTATTACCGTCGCGCTGGGTAATACCCACGAAGATAACTGGGAATGGCATATGTATGACACGGTAAAAGGCTCCGATTATATCGGTGACCAGGATGCCATTGAATATATGTGCAAAACCGGCCCAGAAGCGGTGCTGGAACTGGAACATATGGGGTTACCTTTCTCCCGTTTGGATGATGGCAGCATTTATCAGCGGCCATTTGGTGGGCAGTCGTTAAACTTCGGCGGTGGGCAAGCTGCGCGTACCGCGGCAGCAGCTGACCGCACGGGACATGCGCTGTTGCACACCCTTTATCAGCAGAACCTGAAAAACCACACCACCATTTTTTCCGAGTGGTATGCGTTGGATTTGGTGAAGAATCAGGATGGTGCTTTTGTTGGCTGTACTGCCATCTGTATCGAAACCGGTGAAGTGGTCTATTTCAAAGCGCGGGCGACAATCCTGGCGACCGGCGGTGCCGGGCGTATTTATCAATCCACCACCAATGCGCACATTAATACCGGTGACGGTGTCGGCATGGCTCTGCGTGCCGGAGTCCCGGTGCAGGATATGGAAATGTGGCAATTCCACCCGACGGGTATCGCCGGCGCGGGGGTATTGGTGACGGAAGGTTGCCGTGGTGAAGGCGGGTATCTGCTGAATAAACACGGTGAGCGCTTTATGGAACGTTATGCCCCGAACGCTAAGGATTTGGCGGGTCGTGACGTAGTGGCACGTTCCATTATGATCGAAATCCGTGAAGGCCGTGGCTGTGAGGGGCCGTGGGGGCCACACGCCAAACTGAAACTGGATCATTTGGGTAAAGATGTGTTGGAGTCCCGCCTGCCGGGTATTCTTGAGTTATCACGTACCTTTGCTCACGTTGACCCAATCAAAGAACCTATCCCAGTGATCCCAACCTGCCATTATATGATGGGGGGGATTCCAACTAAAGTGACCGGTCAAGCTATCACCGTAAATGAAAAGGGCGAAGACGTTGTCATCCCTGGTCTATTTGCAGTGGGTGAAATTGCCTGTGTTTCTGTCCACGGCGCAAACCGTCTGGGTGGCAACTCACTACTGGACCTGGTGGTCTTTGGTCGCGCAGCCGGTATGCATCTGCAAGAGTCATTGATGGAGCAGGGTACTAGCCGCGATGCCAGCGACTCAGATATTGAAGCTTCGCTGGACCGCATGAATCGCTGGAATAACACCCGTTCAGGTGAAGATCCGGTTGAGATCCGCAAAGCATTACAGGCCTGTATGCAGAATAACTTCTCGGTCTTCCGTGAAGGTGATGCTATGGCAAACGGCTTGGAAGAACTGAAAACTATCCGCGAACGTCTGCAAAATGCCCGTCTGGATGACACATCTAGTGAGTTCAATACCCAGCGTATTGAATGCCTAGAGTTGGACAACTTGATGGAAACTGCGTTTTCCACCGCCGTATCAGCAAACTTCCGTACCGAAAGCCGTGGCGCGCATAGCCGCTTCGACTTCCCGGAACGTGATGATGCGAACTGGCTGTGTCACTCGCTCTATTTGCCAGATACCGAAAGCATGACCCGCCGTGAGGTAAACATGCAACCTAAGTTACGCGCGGCCTTCCCGCCGAAAGTGCGTTCTTATTAA
- the pcp gene encoding pyroglutamyl-peptidase I, whose amino-acid sequence MKSVLITGFEPFGGERVNPSWEVVKQLNDLMLGGVRVVTRQLPCAFGEALTALNAAIDDIQPILVLAIGQAGGRADITIERVAINVDDARIPDNLGHQPVDQPIVENGPAAYFTRLPIKAMVQGMREAGIPASVSQTAGTYVCNHVMYGLLHRLNQLNSEVKGGFIHIPYLPEQAVNHPGAPSMSTHSVLIALELAISIALQIEHDLHISGGAIH is encoded by the coding sequence ATGAAAAGCGTACTCATTACCGGGTTTGAACCCTTTGGCGGGGAGCGTGTCAATCCGTCGTGGGAAGTGGTTAAGCAGCTGAATGATTTAATGCTGGGCGGGGTCAGAGTGGTGACCCGTCAGCTACCTTGCGCCTTCGGGGAGGCACTCACTGCGCTGAATGCTGCGATAGATGATATTCAGCCGATTTTGGTGTTAGCCATTGGGCAGGCGGGAGGGCGTGCGGATATCACCATCGAACGGGTGGCGATTAACGTCGATGATGCGCGAATTCCCGATAATTTGGGCCATCAGCCGGTAGATCAACCCATCGTTGAAAATGGCCCCGCAGCTTACTTTACCCGTTTACCGATTAAGGCGATGGTGCAGGGGATGCGTGAGGCGGGTATTCCAGCCTCGGTTTCCCAGACGGCGGGAACCTATGTCTGCAACCATGTGATGTATGGCCTATTGCATCGGTTAAACCAGCTTAATAGTGAGGTAAAGGGTGGATTTATCCATATCCCTTATCTGCCTGAGCAGGCGGTCAATCACCCTGGTGCGCCGAGTATGTCGACTCATTCGGTATTGATTGCGTTGGAGTTAGCCATTTCGATCGCGTTGCAAATTGAGCATGATTTGCATATCTCTGGTGGCGCGATTCATTGA
- the sucA gene encoding 2-oxoglutarate dehydrogenase E1 component, translated as MQNGAMKAWLDSSYLAGANQSYIEQLYEDFLTDPGSVDDSWRSIFQQLPTTGVKPDQFHSQTREYFRRLAKDPSRYNSSISDPENDAKQVKVLQLINAFRFRGHQHANLDPLGLWKQESVPDLEPSYHNLTEADFQNTFNVGSFAIGKETMKLSDLYAALKQTYCGPIGAEYMHITNTDEKRWLQQRIESVVGKPTFSEEEKRRFLSELTAAEGLERYLGAKFPGAKRFSLEGGDSLVTMLKEMIRHAGKNGTREVVLGMAHRGRLNVLINVLGKKPEDLFDEFAGKHKEHLGTGDVKYHQGFSSDVETEGGLVHLALAFNPSHLEIVSPVVIGSVRARRDRLDEARSNMVLPITIHGDAAIAGQGVVQETLNMSQARGYEVGGTVRIVINNQIGFTTSNPLDARSTQYCTDIAKMVQAPIFHVNADDPEAVAFVTRLALDFRNTFKRDVMIDLVCYRRHGHNEADEPSATQPVMYQKIKKHPTPRKIYADKLTEQNIATLEDATEMVNLYRDALDGGECVVEEWRPMNLQSFTWSPYLNHEWDEEYPSKVEMKRLQDLARRISHAPEAIEMQSRVAKIYGDRALMASGEKPFDWGGAETLAYATLVDEGIPIRLSGEDAGRGTFFHRHAVIHNQKNGSVYVPLSNVHSGQGDFQVWDSVLSEEAVLAFEYGYATAEPRTLTIWEAQFGDFANGAQVVIDQFISSGEQKWGRMCGLVMLLPHGYEGQGPEHSSARLERYLQLCAEQNMQVCIPSTPAQVYHMIRRQALRGMRRPLVVMSPKSLLRHPLAISSLDELANGSFLPAIGEVDEMDPKGVKRVVMCSGKVYYDLLEQRRKNGQTDVAIVRIEQLYPFPHHAVQAVLEQFAHVHDFVWCQEEPLNQGAWYCSQHNFREVIPFGASLRYAGRPASASPAVGYISVHQKQQQALVNDALTVE; from the coding sequence ATGCAGAACGGCGCAATGAAGGCCTGGCTGGATTCCTCCTATCTGGCGGGCGCGAACCAGTCCTACATAGAGCAGCTCTATGAAGACTTTTTAACTGATCCTGGTTCCGTTGATGATAGTTGGCGTTCAATTTTTCAACAACTACCAACGACGGGTGTAAAACCTGATCAGTTCCACTCTCAAACGCGTGAGTATTTCCGTCGCCTGGCGAAGGACCCCTCGCGTTATAACTCATCCATCAGCGATCCTGAAAATGATGCCAAGCAAGTCAAGGTGTTGCAGTTAATCAACGCCTTCCGCTTCCGCGGCCATCAACATGCCAACCTTGACCCACTTGGTTTGTGGAAGCAGGAGTCTGTTCCAGACCTCGAGCCTTCCTACCACAACCTGACTGAGGCCGATTTCCAGAACACCTTCAATGTAGGCTCTTTTGCTATCGGCAAAGAGACCATGAAGCTGTCTGACCTGTATGCAGCCCTGAAGCAGACTTACTGCGGCCCTATCGGCGCTGAATATATGCACATCACCAACACCGACGAGAAACGCTGGCTGCAACAGCGTATTGAGTCGGTGGTCGGGAAGCCGACATTCAGCGAAGAAGAGAAGCGTCGCTTCCTGAGCGAACTGACCGCCGCTGAAGGTCTGGAACGTTATCTGGGGGCCAAATTCCCCGGTGCTAAGCGCTTCTCGCTGGAGGGGGGCGATTCGCTGGTCACCATGCTCAAAGAGATGATTCGCCATGCCGGTAAAAATGGCACACGCGAAGTGGTGCTGGGGATGGCGCACCGTGGCCGCCTGAACGTATTGATTAACGTGCTGGGTAAGAAACCGGAAGATCTGTTTGATGAGTTCGCCGGTAAGCATAAAGAGCATCTGGGGACGGGGGACGTCAAATACCATCAGGGCTTCTCGTCTGATGTGGAAACGGAAGGCGGTCTGGTTCACCTGGCGCTGGCCTTCAACCCATCTCACCTGGAGATTGTCAGCCCGGTGGTTATCGGTTCTGTGCGCGCACGCCGTGACCGCCTGGATGAAGCCCGCAGCAATATGGTATTGCCAATCACCATTCATGGTGATGCGGCGATTGCCGGTCAGGGTGTGGTGCAAGAGACCTTGAACATGTCACAAGCTCGCGGCTATGAAGTCGGCGGGACTGTGCGCATTGTTATCAACAACCAGATTGGGTTTACCACCTCGAACCCGCTGGATGCACGTTCTACTCAGTACTGTACCGACATCGCTAAAATGGTACAGGCACCGATTTTCCACGTGAATGCGGATGACCCTGAAGCTGTGGCGTTTGTGACGCGTCTGGCGTTGGATTTCCGTAACACCTTTAAACGTGACGTGATGATCGATCTGGTTTGCTACCGTCGCCATGGGCATAACGAAGCCGATGAGCCAAGTGCCACGCAGCCAGTGATGTATCAGAAGATCAAAAAACATCCGACACCGCGCAAAATCTATGCTGATAAGCTGACTGAGCAAAACATCGCGACCCTGGAAGATGCCACGGAAATGGTCAATTTGTACCGTGATGCATTGGATGGTGGCGAGTGTGTGGTGGAAGAGTGGCGTCCGATGAATCTGCAATCCTTCACCTGGTCGCCGTATCTGAACCATGAATGGGATGAAGAGTACCCAAGCAAAGTTGAAATGAAACGCCTGCAAGATTTGGCGCGCCGTATCAGCCATGCGCCGGAAGCTATTGAAATGCAATCCCGTGTTGCCAAAATTTATGGTGACCGCGCTTTGATGGCCAGTGGTGAGAAGCCATTCGACTGGGGTGGGGCTGAAACACTGGCCTACGCCACACTGGTTGATGAAGGCATTCCAATCCGCCTGTCGGGTGAAGATGCGGGGCGCGGAACCTTCTTCCATCGTCATGCTGTGATCCATAACCAGAAAAATGGCTCAGTTTATGTACCACTGTCGAATGTGCACAGCGGGCAGGGCGATTTCCAGGTTTGGGACTCTGTGCTGTCGGAAGAAGCGGTCTTGGCATTCGAATATGGCTACGCCACCGCAGAACCTCGCACCCTGACTATCTGGGAAGCGCAGTTCGGTGACTTTGCCAACGGTGCACAGGTGGTTATCGACCAGTTCATCAGCTCCGGTGAGCAGAAATGGGGCCGGATGTGTGGTCTGGTGATGCTGTTGCCACATGGCTACGAAGGCCAAGGCCCGGAGCACTCCTCTGCGCGGTTGGAACGCTACCTGCAACTTTGTGCTGAACAAAATATGCAAGTGTGTATCCCATCAACGCCGGCACAAGTTTACCACATGATTCGCCGTCAGGCGCTGCGTGGGATGCGCCGTCCGCTGGTGGTGATGTCACCGAAGTCACTGTTGCGTCATCCATTAGCAATATCATCTCTGGATGAGTTGGCGAATGGGAGCTTCTTGCCTGCTATCGGTGAAGTTGACGAAATGGACCCGAAAGGCGTTAAGCGGGTCGTGATGTGCTCTGGCAAGGTCTATTATGATCTGTTGGAACAGCGCCGTAAGAATGGGCAAACCGATGTTGCTATCGTGCGTATCGAGCAGCTTTATCCGTTCCCACACCATGCCGTCCAGGCTGTATTGGAGCAATTTGCTCACGTGCATGATTTCGTCTGGTGTCAGGAAGAGCCGCTTAATCAGGGTGCATGGTATTGCAGCCAACACAACTTCCGCGAAGTGATTCCATTTGGTGCTTCCTTGCGCTATGCAGGCCGCCCGGCGTCCGCTTCACCGGCAGTGGGATACATTTCCGTACACCAGAAACAACAACAAGCTCTGGTTAATGACGCGCTGACCGTTGAATAG
- the pxpA gene encoding 5-oxoprolinase subunit PxpA — translation MKIDLNADLGEGCANDQALLQLVSSANIACGFHAGDAQTMRQSVRWAIEYGVAIGAHPSFPDRENFGRTAMQLPVETVYAQVIYQLGALAAIVKAEGGVMQHVKPHGMLYNQAAVDPALADAIAQAVKAVDSSLHLVGLAGSELIRAGQRAGLVTRQEVFADRRYQPDGTLVPRSQPDALIESDDLALSQTLAMVQRHQVQARDGCWVAVQADTVCVHGDGAHALAFARRLRDSFQQENIAVTAQ, via the coding sequence ATGAAGATTGATTTAAATGCCGATTTAGGTGAAGGCTGCGCCAATGATCAGGCGCTGTTGCAGTTGGTCAGTTCGGCCAATATCGCCTGTGGTTTTCATGCTGGCGACGCGCAGACTATGCGCCAATCAGTGCGCTGGGCCATCGAATATGGCGTAGCTATCGGCGCACATCCCAGCTTCCCTGATCGCGAGAATTTTGGCCGCACCGCGATGCAGCTCCCAGTTGAAACCGTCTATGCCCAAGTGATTTATCAGTTGGGTGCGCTGGCGGCTATCGTCAAGGCGGAAGGGGGAGTGATGCAGCATGTAAAACCCCACGGCATGTTGTACAACCAGGCCGCCGTTGATCCTGCGCTGGCAGATGCTATTGCTCAGGCAGTGAAAGCGGTCGACTCCTCCTTGCACCTCGTCGGGCTAGCGGGCAGTGAGTTGATCCGCGCCGGTCAGCGGGCCGGTCTCGTCACGCGGCAGGAGGTGTTCGCTGATCGCCGCTATCAACCCGATGGCACCTTAGTGCCGCGCAGCCAACCCGATGCCCTCATTGAGAGTGACGATTTGGCGCTGTCACAAACCTTAGCCATGGTGCAGCGTCATCAGGTTCAGGCTCGTGATGGCTGTTGGGTCGCGGTGCAGGCCGATACGGTTTGCGTGCACGGTGATGGTGCCCATGCTTTGGCGTTCGCCCGCCGCTTACGGGACAGTTTTCAGCAGGAGAATATTGCGGTCACCGCGCAGTAG
- a CDS encoding DUF969 domain-containing protein — MEQTVNLWPLIGIAAIVIGFLLRINAVLVVITAGIITGVAALMPLATILEKLGEGFLNTRNLPLILLLPLAVIGLLERHGLKERAQAWIAQIKSATSGRLLIVYLFVREATAAMGLTSLGGHPQMVRPLLAPMAEGAAETRYGELPEKVRYRLRAMSAATDNVGLFFGEDIFVAFGAIIFMHNFMLESGGIQTEPLHIALWGIPTAICAFLIHAFRLQRLDKQLAAELTALNRSALATKGDAK, encoded by the coding sequence TTGGAACAAACAGTAAATCTTTGGCCGCTGATTGGTATCGCGGCGATCGTAATTGGCTTTTTACTGCGTATCAACGCGGTGTTAGTGGTGATTACCGCCGGGATCATCACCGGTGTGGCGGCATTGATGCCCCTCGCTACTATTTTGGAAAAGTTGGGGGAGGGCTTTCTCAACACCCGTAACCTACCACTAATCCTGCTATTGCCACTGGCCGTTATCGGCTTGCTTGAGCGCCACGGCTTGAAAGAGCGTGCGCAGGCGTGGATTGCGCAAATTAAGAGTGCCACCTCTGGCCGTTTACTGATTGTCTACCTGTTTGTGCGCGAAGCCACGGCAGCAATGGGTCTCACCAGTCTTGGCGGTCATCCACAAATGGTGCGGCCATTGCTGGCACCGATGGCGGAAGGGGCTGCGGAAACCCGTTATGGTGAGCTGCCGGAAAAAGTGCGCTATCGTTTGCGCGCCATGTCGGCCGCCACGGATAACGTCGGCCTGTTCTTCGGTGAAGATATTTTTGTCGCCTTCGGTGCCATTATCTTCATGCACAACTTTATGTTGGAGTCGGGGGGCATTCAAACCGAGCCACTACACATCGCGCTGTGGGGAATTCCGACCGCGATTTGTGCTTTCTTGATCCATGCTTTCCGTCTGCAACGTTTAGATAAGCAACTCGCTGCTGAATTAACCGCGCTGAACCGCTCTGCCCTGGCAACTAAGGGAGACGCCAAATGA
- a CDS encoding succinate dehydrogenase iron-sulfur subunit codes for MKLEFSIYRYNPDVDDAPHMQEYTLEAEEGRDMMLLDALIQLKEKDPTLSFRRSCREGVCGSDGLNMNGKNGLACITPISALQKGNKKIVIRPLPGLPVVRDLVVDMGQFYTQYEKIKPYLLNDGKNPPAREHLQSPEQREKLDGLYECIMCACCSTSCPSFWWNPDKFVGPAGLLAAYRFLIDSRDTETTARLDDLDDAFSVFRCHSIMNCVSVCPKGLNPTQAIGHIKSMLLQRSA; via the coding sequence ATGAAGCTTGAGTTTTCAATTTATCGCTACAACCCGGACGTCGATGATGCGCCGCACATGCAAGAGTATACGCTGGAAGCGGAAGAGGGCCGGGACATGATGTTGCTGGATGCGCTAATCCAGCTGAAAGAAAAAGATCCGACGCTATCGTTCCGCCGCTCATGCCGTGAGGGGGTTTGCGGTTCCGATGGCCTGAATATGAATGGCAAAAATGGCCTGGCCTGCATCACGCCAATTTCAGCTTTGCAGAAGGGTAATAAGAAGATTGTGATTCGCCCATTGCCGGGGCTACCGGTGGTGCGGGATTTAGTGGTCGATATGGGGCAGTTTTATACTCAGTACGAGAAAATCAAACCTTACCTATTAAATGACGGCAAAAATCCGCCAGCACGTGAGCATTTACAGTCGCCGGAACAGCGCGAGAAGCTGGATGGTCTGTATGAGTGCATCATGTGTGCTTGCTGCTCAACCTCTTGCCCGTCATTCTGGTGGAATCCGGATAAGTTTGTCGGCCCAGCGGGGTTATTGGCTGCCTATCGCTTCCTGATAGATAGCCGTGATACTGAAACAACAGCACGTTTGGATGATCTGGACGACGCTTTTAGTGTTTTCCGCTGCCATAGCATCATGAATTGTGTCAGTGTTTGTCCTAAGGGCCTTAACCCGACCCAGGCGATTGGCCACATTAAATCTATGCTGCTACAGCGTAGCGCATGA
- a CDS encoding citrate synthase, producing the protein MANKKATLNLEGEAAIELGVLSPTLGTDVIDVRTLGSKGYFTFDPGFTSTASCESKITYIDGDEGILLHRGFPIAQLAKDSTYLEVCYILLYGETPTAEEYETFRTTVTRHTMIHEQITRLFHGFRRDSHPMAVLCGVTGALAAFYHDALDVNNERHREITAFRLLSKMPTVAAMCYKYSLGQPFVYPRNDLSYAGNFLHMMFSTPCEKYEVNPVLERAMDRIFILHADHEQNASTSTVRTAGSSGANPFACIAAGIASLWGPAHGGANEACLKMLEEIKTVEHIPEFIRRAKDKNDSFRLMGFGHRVYKNHDPRATVMRETCHEVLKELNLNDNLLEVAMELERIALNDPYFIEKKLYPNVDFYSGIILKAMGIPSSMFTVMFAIARTIGWIAHWNEMHDDGIKIARPRQLYTGYAERDFKSQLNK; encoded by the coding sequence ATGGCTAACAAAAAGGCGACGCTGAATCTGGAAGGCGAAGCTGCGATCGAACTGGGCGTGCTATCCCCAACCCTCGGCACTGACGTTATTGACGTCCGCACCTTGGGTTCTAAAGGTTATTTCACCTTTGATCCCGGTTTTACCTCTACCGCATCCTGCGAATCAAAAATCACTTACATTGATGGTGATGAAGGTATTCTGCTGCACCGTGGCTTCCCGATTGCCCAATTGGCAAAAGATTCGACCTATTTAGAAGTTTGCTACATTCTGCTGTATGGCGAAACGCCAACCGCAGAAGAGTATGAAACGTTCAGAACCACGGTGACCCGCCATACCATGATCCATGAGCAGATTACCCGTCTGTTCCACGGTTTCCGCCGCGACTCACACCCAATGGCCGTATTGTGCGGGGTCACCGGCGCACTGGCAGCCTTCTACCATGATGCGCTGGATGTAAATAACGAACGCCACCGTGAAATCACCGCCTTCCGTCTGTTGTCCAAAATGCCGACCGTCGCCGCGATGTGCTACAAATACTCACTTGGTCAGCCATTTGTTTATCCGCGCAATGACCTCTCTTACGCGGGCAACTTCCTGCACATGATGTTCTCCACGCCATGTGAGAAATATGAAGTTAACCCAGTGCTCGAGCGCGCTATGGATCGTATTTTCATCCTGCATGCCGACCATGAACAAAACGCCTCTACCTCTACTGTACGTACCGCCGGCTCTTCTGGCGCAAACCCATTTGCCTGCATCGCCGCAGGTATCGCCTCCCTGTGGGGGCCAGCTCACGGTGGCGCGAACGAAGCTTGCCTGAAGATGCTGGAAGAGATTAAAACCGTAGAGCACATTCCTGAATTTATCCGCCGTGCGAAAGATAAAAATGACTCTTTCCGCCTGATGGGCTTCGGTCACCGGGTGTATAAAAACCACGACCCGCGCGCCACCGTGATGCGTGAAACCTGTCATGAAGTGCTGAAAGAGCTGAATCTGAACGACAACCTGCTGGAAGTCGCGATGGAGCTGGAACGTATCGCGCTGAACGACCCGTACTTCATTGAGAAGAAACTCTATCCGAACGTGGACTTCTATTCAGGTATCATCCTGAAAGCCATGGGCATTCCATCTTCAATGTTTACGGTGATGTTCGCTATCGCCCGAACCATCGGCTGGATTGCTCACTGGAATGAAATGCACGATGACGGCATCAAAATCGCCCGTCCACGTCAGCTTTATACCGGCTATGCAGAGCGTGATTTTAAAAGCCAGCTGAATAAATAA
- the sdhC gene encoding succinate dehydrogenase cytochrome b556 subunit, with the protein MEINKSCVGKNVKKQRPVNLDLQTIRFPVTAIASILHRVSGVMTFVAVGILLWLLGLSVSSQDGFMQAAAIMNSFIVKFIFWGILTALAYHVCGGIRHLLMDFGYIEESLAAGTRSAQVTMVLTLVLSVLAGVLVW; encoded by the coding sequence ATGGAAATTAATAAGAGCTGTGTGGGCAAAAACGTGAAAAAACAAAGACCTGTCAATTTGGATCTGCAAACGATCCGATTTCCTGTTACTGCGATAGCGTCCATTTTACACCGCGTCTCTGGCGTAATGACTTTCGTTGCCGTTGGTATCCTCCTCTGGCTGTTAGGTTTGTCTGTCTCCTCGCAAGATGGATTCATGCAGGCTGCGGCGATCATGAATAGCTTTATTGTTAAATTCATCTTCTGGGGAATACTCACTGCGCTGGCCTATCACGTTTGCGGTGGCATTCGTCACTTGCTAATGGATTTCGGCTATATCGAAGAGAGCTTGGCTGCGGGGACCCGCTCCGCCCAAGTCACAATGGTGTTAACCCTGGTGCTGTCAGTTTTAGCTGGAGTCCTTGTATGGTAA
- a CDS encoding DUF979 domain-containing protein — protein MIVQQQYLYWLAGAVLLIVSVMSFRDKANPRRITTGLFWGLYGLIFLVGDWSYRLANTLAGEGPDEKRILNITVGVVVVIMALIAGFGGVKLGSYHQRTAQEREVSAKRLGNRLFIPALAIPVVTVIGVLLFNNIPALDQWLFGSGNHATLVTLFSMTVGCVVGLIIAVVMTHETAAQPVQEARRLLDSIGWAFILPQILATLGLLFTTAGVGVAIAHLTQEYLAVDHRFVAVAVYAIGMAVLTMIMGNAFAAFPIVTAGIGIPILVLQHGGNPAVMAAIGMFSGYCGTLMTPMAANFNIVPAALLELPDKNAVIKAQIPTGITLLIVNVFLLYFLMFL, from the coding sequence ATGATTGTCCAACAACAATATTTGTACTGGCTGGCCGGTGCCGTGTTACTGATTGTCTCGGTGATGTCGTTTCGTGATAAGGCCAACCCGCGCCGCATCACGACGGGTCTATTCTGGGGGCTGTACGGGCTGATTTTTCTGGTGGGCGATTGGAGCTATCGACTGGCCAATACGCTGGCAGGCGAGGGGCCGGATGAGAAGCGCATCCTGAATATTACCGTCGGTGTGGTGGTGGTGATAATGGCGCTGATTGCAGGTTTCGGCGGTGTAAAACTGGGCAGTTATCATCAGCGCACAGCGCAAGAGCGCGAAGTGAGCGCTAAGCGCTTGGGTAATCGGCTGTTTATTCCCGCCCTGGCTATTCCGGTGGTGACGGTAATTGGCGTGTTACTGTTTAATAATATTCCGGCACTGGATCAATGGCTATTTGGTTCGGGTAATCACGCCACCCTGGTCACCCTGTTTTCGATGACTGTTGGTTGTGTCGTTGGCTTGATTATTGCGGTGGTGATGACCCATGAAACGGCAGCACAGCCGGTACAAGAAGCGCGGCGGCTGCTGGACTCAATCGGTTGGGCATTTATCTTGCCGCAAATTTTGGCAACACTGGGCCTGCTGTTTACCACCGCCGGTGTCGGTGTGGCCATTGCACACCTGACGCAAGAGTACCTGGCGGTTGATCATCGCTTTGTTGCCGTGGCGGTCTATGCTATTGGCATGGCAGTATTAACTATGATTATGGGCAATGCTTTTGCTGCTTTCCCAATCGTGACTGCTGGTATTGGTATTCCCATTTTGGTGTTGCAACACGGTGGTAATCCGGCGGTGATGGCGGCTATCGGGATGTTTTCCGGTTACTGCGGTACATTGATGACACCAATGGCAGCTAACTTTAATATTGTTCCCGCAGCATTATTGGAGCTGCCGGACAAAAATGCGGTAATCAAAGCACAAATTCCAACCGGTATTACGCTTTTGATAGTTAACGTATTTTTACTCTATTTTCTGATGTTCCTCTAG